The following nucleotide sequence is from Natronobeatus ordinarius.
CGTGGCATCTTCGTCGAGGAACTCACAGAAGTCGAATCGGTTGTCGACGTAGTCGCCGTTATCCCCCTGTTCCGGAACGTGACTGAAGATACGTCGCAGGTGCGCGTCCTCTCTAAGTTTGTCGAGGCGGTTCCCAACGGCGTCCATCGACACCTGGAATTGTCGGTCATCTTTCTCAAAGTGGCGCGTAAGCGACTCCTCGACATTTTGGTTCTCGGCAGCGACAGGAGGGACTGTCCGCTCGCGTTGCATCTGGAGTGCAGCCGCAAAGAGATCATCGAGGCCGAAGGCGTCACTACCGTATTCCTCGTCGAAGAGCGCCTTGATGAGGTAGCTGAGAATCTCGTTGGCGACGAACGCCTGTTCGTACTTTTTACGACCCATGACCATCCGCATGATGTCGTGGAAGTGATCGACCTTGTCTTGGATCGCATCTTCGCGCCTCCACCCCGCTTCAAGTGTCGAACGAATATCGAAGAAAGAGAAAGCAGGGAGGGTTTCGGGAACGCAGAACTGATAGGTGTTGTCCAATCCGTTGAATCGGTCATAGTGACAGCGAAGATAGTTCGCACACATTCCATCGCCTTTCGGATCGACGATAATAACCGGCCCACCCGTCCTCTCCCTGAGAGACAGCGCATCATTGATGATTGCTTTCGACTTTCCGCCCCCAGTTGATGCAAACCTGCCGTAGTGTCTCGTTAAGAGATTTGGCGGAATCCGTACCGGATCTGGTTGGATCGTACTATTTTCATCAAGTGCATATCCGATCGCCATCCCTTCACGAAACTGTGCCATCAAATCGGGATTCGGTCGTGGCAGTGGATTGCGACTGCGCTGCTCTGAACGCGCACCTCGAGAGCCCTCAACAGTCAAATCATCGGCGCTCGGGACAACAACCATGTTTGCGAGTTCGTCCGCATTGAACACGAAATCTGGCCGCTTCTTCCCGCTACCAGCGATCATCTCTCCGTTGAGAACTCGCTCGAGATGGCGTTGACCTCGTTTGGCTTTCTGCCGATCGAGGAATCCTTTCTCTCGGATACGCCGTCCGTAGAGTTCGTAAAACGGACCGTCGAGTGGATGGAGTGCTGCCTTCAGCTGCTCGAGTTCTGCGCGGATCTCAACATCGCCGCCAGGAGCCATTGCAACGGCTCGAGCATTGACGGTGAACGTTCGACGTGGGTGTTTGCCGTCGATTCTCTGAATACGGTTTTTTGTCTCCTGAGACAGCTCTCGATCTGCAGGATCTGCATCGACAGGCTCGAGCCATGAGCCGATGAGGTCCTCGGCCCAAGTATCGCGTCCCTCTTTGAGGTCCATTTTTCGGATTTCAGCATCATCCCGCCAATCAGGTTTGCGCTGCCAGAGAATCTGATAGACAGTTGGTGCGGTCATCTCATGGAGGACCTCAACAACGGCCGAAAGCGGAGGTTGCTCTGATTCATATTCTTCATCGGGTTCGTCGACGACAAACGGCGCGATGGTCGTCATCCAGTCTTCTTTGCGGCCAGTTTTACCGAGCCACTCGACCCCCAGTGGTGAGGGCTTCGGGGTTTCGTCTTCTATTTCACCTTCATCGAAACCTTCCAAATCACTCTCTCCCGTATCAGTTCGAGGATTCTCTCGATTCAACGCTCCCTGTTCCTCAGACTCGAGATCTTCCCTCGCCAAGTCGGGTTCAGGTGTGAGAACCGCCTCGAGATCGAGTTCCGTTCGCATAACCGTGAACGTGGTCGGGTAAATCGACCGGAGGCGCTTTTCAAGCGTGTTGAGGTGTTCTTCCTGGTTGACCCCGTAGTAGAACTCTACTGGTGCATCAGGACCTGCAGAGACGGCGAGGAATTCGAACGTTGGTGGAGCTGTGTCCACTCTGGGCCTCACCCGGTTCCAGAAACTCTCTGCCGCTGGGTTCGACAGTTTATGAAGACTCTCAAGAGCGGCTGGAATATCCGACCGACGGAGTGGTCCCGACGTCGGAGTCACTTTCAGATACTCGTTGTTACTCATGTTTCGATTCACCTCCGTGCTTACCGCCATCAGTCTGTGGTGGAGTTGAGACCTGGCGTGAGGTTGTTGGATTAGTATTCATAGATCGCTCTGTAGATGTGTCTGCTGAACGGCCTGGCAACTCAGTCTGTGACTGGGCTTTCGGATCGAAGTCGATCACAGCCGTCTCGTCTTCCATTGCTCGGACTTCGATTCCCCGCCACTCACCGTCGACACCGACGAGTGCTTCCGAATAGCCCGTCCGGTCGTTTCCGGGGACGGCCTCCTGGACGAAGCGCATCTGTGCCGAGTTGAGGCCGAACTCGTTGGCCCACTCGCGGTCCATCCCGTCGAGATGGTGGAACTGCTTGATCGCACACTGGTCGATGATCGCCTCGGACTCTGGATGTTGGAAGAATTCGTCGACGGTCTGGGTGACGAGTCGGATCGAGAGGTTGTGATGGCGGTGGTGACGGAAGACGATCTCGAGGTATTCGAGACTCGCCGCGTCCTGCATGATGTACCGAGCCTCGTCGATGACGAAGACGACCTCTTTGTCCGTCTCCTTCGCTCGCTCATAGACCAGTGAGATCAGCAACTGCATGATGAGACTCGTGCTCCCACCGAGACTGCCCTCCTGCTGGGCAAGGTCGAGATAAATCACCTTCTCGTCGCGGATGTCGAATTCGGTTTCTCGGCCCAGGTTCTCGTACCGGCCGTCTTCCGCGAACGGGCGAAGCTGATCGATGAGCCACGTTGCGTCTTCGCCGATCTTCGTCGCTTCCTCATCCGTCCGCACGACGTACTCTTCCGGGGTCTCGACCATCTCCTCGAGGATGTCGAGGACGTCCCGCATCGTCGGGCTCTCGTTGTGATGAGTCGCGATATCGTCGGTAATTCCGTTGCGTGAATAGGCACGCTCGATCGCGGTCTCCAACGTCGTCCGGCGGTCGCCGAGTGTGATTCCCCGAAGCGCAAAATAGTTCGAGAGGAAGCTCATCACGCTATCGAGCTTTTCGCGATACGGGCTAGCGTCCTTGCCCATTGCCCTCTGAACGCGCTCGGGAGTCGGCTTGATCTCGAGCGGGTTCAGTCCCATATCCCCACCGATCGTAATTCGCTCACCGCCGAGGGCTTCGGCGACGCCAGCCCAGTTGTTCAATGGCTCAAGGATAATCCCGATACGGTCCTCGCTTTGCTCAATCGAACGGATGAAGTTCTGCTTCGATCCGAACGATTTGCCAGAACCAGGGTCACCGATCGTGAACATCGCATAGCCGTTCTCTCGAGCGAACGGGTCGATGACGACCGGACTCTGGTTCTTCCAGTGAACGCCGAACTCGACGCCGCCGTCCTCGAGAATTGTGGCGTTATGTGGCGACGCGAGCAACGCACCGACCGCACCACCGAGTGCTGTGGCCTCCCGGCCGAACGGGTTGGGGCCGATTGGCGCTGCAGCCTGGATGGCGAGGTCTTGCTTACAGATAGCCGTCTTCGGCGAGAGTCCAGCGGGTTGTTCACGAAGCCGGCTCCGAACTGTCCGGACGGCGTCACGAAGCTCGTCACGTGACTCCGATCGAACCGTAATGAACATGCCTTGCTCGAACACCCGGCTCCCGTTCTCAACGCTCTTGTACGTCGACAGCGCCTCGTTGGCTCGCTCCTGAAGATAGCTCCCACGGACAGTACGCTCGAGGTCAGCATCGGCCTGGAGGTCGTCGGCCACTCGCTGGAGTTCGTCTCGAGCCTGCTGCTGACTCTTCGGGGTGATATGGACCGTCAGATCGAACTCGACGTCCGTGAGCTCGAAGAGTTCGGTCAGATAGCCGTCTTTCGGGTAATCCGGGTAATCGGCGATGTAGAGTGTGGACGTCCACTGATCACCGACGCGAGCGGTCCGCGTATCCCACTCGATCGCCGCCGGTGCGACGACGTGTTGATGATGTTCGGCGATGTCGTCGAGGACCTGACCCTCTTCGAGGCCGTCTTCGACGGTCGCCTCCTCGAGGAGATCCGCGAGTTCGACTTCTTCGACGTCTTCAGCTCGCCAGCGGTCCCATCCCCACTTCACGAGAAGCGTGATCAATGCCGTTGCACCGATGTAGAGGGCAATCCCAGCCTGCGTCCCTGGATCGGGGAGTGCGTCGATCACTGATCGACCCTCCGTTGATGATCAATGGTCGGATGATCACGAATTGCATCCGCTCCGTCATCGTATTCGTGTTCCTCGCCGTTCCAGAAGTCCAGTGAAAGGACGAATAGTTCGACCGTCGCAAGCCGATGAGCGGACCATCCTGATGCCTTCTGGATAAACTCCGTCTGGAGACCGTGGCAGCGGTTCTCGAGTTTCTCGAACATGGCCGCCCGGATCTCCGCATCGGTCATGTCGTTCCGCCGAGTCACGAACGGGTTGAACAGAAAGCCGATGACCGGAAACAGGGTGAGTTTCTCCGCTGGGGACTGTTCGTCCTGGTATCGGTCGTAGACCTCGAAGGGGTCGACTTCGACGCCGATGAAATACCGTACCTGTTGGGTCCCCTCGAGGTCTCGCGGACGTTGCTCGCGATACTCCTCGAGTAACTCTTTGAAGATCGGGTTCTGCTTGACGTCGCTGTCAGTGAGCCGCCCATCGATTCGCTCGATCAGCTTCTCGACTGGGAACGACCGAGTCGTAGCGTGGAATTTGAGCGTGAAGTCGAGTTCCTTGTTCGCGAACTCCTCGCCGAGTTGCTGAATCTGAGCCCAGTCACCGGACATCGCGAAGTCCATGTTCCCGGGATCGATCTCGAGGTAGGCTTCCATCGCGCCATCGGAGCGCTCGATTGCACCGGCACCAGGCCACGCTCGCCTGATGTTCGTGAGATCCTGTGTTCGCTCGTCCGGCTTGAACGGCGTATAGCTCACGAGTCCGCCTTCGGTACTCGCTTCGGTGAACTCAGCCGTGGCCTCCGTGCTGTAGGTGAACCGAGGCCGCTTGCAGTAGTGGCGGTAGACGTCTCCCAGCCACGTTGACGCCGGGAGATGGTTGGGTGACGCGTAGACGATCGATCCACCAAGGACGACACCGAGTAAGACGAACGGTAAGATCGCACCATCGAGTCCCGTGAGGCCACCAAAGAGGAGGCCAGCGATTGGGAAACCGAGGAGCACGTAGACGTCTCCCTCCTCGATATTCAGAATCGGTATGCGACTCTCTTCGCCCAGTTCATCCATGATTCGACGGCCAGCTGCATCGTGATCTCGTGTCATTCAGTAATACCCCGGATCGTTCTCGGTGCGACGGTACGCCGGGACGCCTTCCTGGCCGTACGCGTCTGTCGCAACGTTATCGTGGTCGGTTCGTCCTCCGCTGCCGCCGCTCGAGTTTCCGGATTGTTGGGATGAGCCACCGCCTTGGCGCATCTTCGACGCAGCCGTATAGCCAGCAGCCGCTTTCGGTCCCCACGCCGCAGTCGTGGCTGCTGCAGCAGGGCCTGCAACAACACCGGCCCCAACGACTGCGCCAGCTGTTACTGCGCCCTTGGTCGTCGCTCCGATGATCTTCGTCGTCATCGGGCTGGCATACTTGAACAGCTTCCAGACGATGAGAATCGAGAGCAATGGCAATGTGACCGCGATGAGGTAGCTCAGGAATGAACTATCCGGAACAAGCGCCGAGTCCGTCCCCTCACTGAACAGGAGTTCATACCCTTTGAACAGCAGCGCCACTGGAATCGGCATGATCGCAAGCGGTACGAACTTCATACAGACCGTGCGGGCGATGTGAGAGACGACGGGAAGATTCCCATAGGCCAATGCGATACCGATCGGCATCGCATAGATCAAGATGTACAACAGAATCTCGCGAAGGAAAAACAGCGCCTGCAAGATCCACATGGCGACAGCTCCAACTCCAGTGAGGAAGAGAGCAAGCGCTGGGTTTGAAACGGTTAAGCGGAGCAATTCAATCATTGTGGCAGTCACTGTCGAAATGTCTGGAATAAGGGCAATGGTGAAGCCATCGACGAGATAGAGCGCTAACACAGCGACCCAGTACCACGTTACGATCAGGAACGCACCTGTCCAGGCACTACGCTTTGCCTTTCGCGTCTCGTACGCACTACCGATATTGAAGATCCGGATCGTATGTCTGCCCTGGACACACATCACGAGCAACAACAGGGAGACGAGCATGATCTCCCCCGCAACAAGATTGCCGTGGATCTCTTCCCACGGTGTGTTCGACGGCTGACCGAACACGAATGCACCATCCGTCTCCGGTGTTGGCGTGCCGAAAACCTGTGCCGTGACGGCATCATATCCATCTGCCAATCCCTCCTGAAACCATTCGATGAGTTTGTCAACTGCATCTTCGAACCACTTGATCCCGATATCCGAGAGTGACCATGACATTACAATGGCCCCTCAATTTCGATCTCACAATCATCAGGACCGGTACCGAGATAGTGGATAACGTAGTCAAGGGAGTGATCTGTAGCATGGCTTGTAGAGAGGCGGACGGTGAACTGTCCATCCCGTCCGATCGAGTCACACTTCGACCGTGTGCTCGCTGGCGAAAAGGGGAGTGTGTTGCTGTAGATCAGTACTGTCTCACCTGCAGGAAGAGCTATTGACTCTGCATCCGCTCCAAAGTCATTCTCTGGATCGTAGATACCACTCTCTCCAGCCTCATCGTAGCTCTCGTGTGTCGGGAACGGGACATCGCCTTCGAACCGAAGCGCGGTAGCTGCGGTTGGTCCAGTTCCTCGATTCGTCACAGAAAGTATCGCCTCTGCTTCCGTACTGGAGTCTCTCGCACCCTCGTACATCTCCTCAGGGTAATTCCTGGCCAACCGGAGTTCTGTTAACTCGAGATCCGGTTCGAGCGTAACTGACGTCGTCTCAACGGTTTCCTCGTCTGCAAGCCCGATGAGTTCGTATTCGCCAACAGGATAGTTCGTCCCGATCTCGAGCATTGTTCGAGACACCCCCGACTCAATCGTTTGTTGAGCAAACAACTCACCAGAGGGATCGATGAGATTCAGCTGGTCAACTGCATCCCGTTCGAGTTCAACCACGAGCTCAAGCCCTTCGACCGCGACGCTCTGGATAATCTCTCCACCGGAGTCTGTTGATGGGGCGTCATCAGAATCACTCAACGCAGAACAACCAGCAAGTCCAGTAGTGATCCCGACGAGTATGCTTCCGAGAACGGTGCGTCTATCGAGTGGTGTCTGTTGAATTGTCATAACGTATCTCTCATTTTCAAGAAAGAGCCGATCCGCTTCGCTGCGTATAGTGCGACAGCAAAGGGAATCGCATACCGGATAAGATCGACTAACAGTGTGAACCAGCCCGTTGGAGTGGCCAACGGATGCCACGTTTCTGTGACTGTATCTCCGATATAGGCTGGATTGTGCGAGCGCCACGAACCGGGATGGTACTCTGCGGTGTAGATGCCCGGCTGGTGAACAGTTATCTCTGCGATGCCAGCTGCGTTCGTCCGCACCACCTGATCGCCGATTGTGATATAGCCCTCACGCGAAGCAGCGCCAATCAGTGAGAATCGAGGATCGTCGAACGGACTCTCGAGCATGATCGGCGCCCTCGTCTCAGCATCACGAAGCTCGATCTGCAACGTCACTGCAGTCGCATTCGATTCGATGATTTCGACAGAGAGGTCACTCTCGCGTATCTCCCGTTCCGACCCTCCATCGGGTTCAATGATTTCTGCTGAGACACCGCGAACAATCCCGTCGACCCTGATAGCATCTCGATCGATGCCATCGTACCGGAGAGCAAGACCGGAAGAACGGGTATAGGACTCGGAGACGACGTCGATGTCGACGTTCTCGTGAATCGAGGGTTCTGGAGACGAACTCTCTGACCCCCAGACCTCGAGAATGTTGGGACCATCGCGGATGGGTTCTGAACGCGGGCCTAGCTCGGATGGATACGCGTGGACGTATACGGGTAGAGCGTCGGAGTGTGTCGTCTCTTGGCCATCCCGGCTTGAGTGTATGAGATCGTCCCAGTTGGTGTCTCTAGCCGTGTAGTATCGCCACACACCACGGACGTTCGCCTCACCATCATCCGAAAGCGTGTATCCGTGCCACGGCTGGGTCTGATAGATGGCAACACCGCTGTCGCCGTTTGGATACGATGCGTGGTAGATCGACGCCCGCAGATCGTAAACCTCCACATCGAGGTCCTGAGAGACGGTCACCTGGTCGGTGATGACCTCCGTCTCATTGCCACGATCGCGTTCGACTCGAGCGCTGATATCCGCCTCGAGTGTGAGTGTTGCCGGGCCACCTCGGTCGAACGCATATTCGAATGTTGGAGTGTGCGTTCCTCCTACGGTATCGACGACGTCGTCATTGTGTAAGAGGCGGACTTCGTCGATTCCGTGGTTCTGCATGGATGAGTTGCTGTCGAGGCGAACGCGATAATCGACGAATCCACTGAGTTCGCCTTCCGGAGCGATGTAGTGAACCGTCTCGTTCGCATCGAGATGTGTTCTCGTTGACGGCTGGATCGCGAACGTCGTCGCGTGTGCATCGGCGATGAGGGCCGAGTTCGAGAGTTCTGCATGCGTGGGATAGATCGAAGTCTCTGTATCGCCACCCTCGAGTGACTCGTAATCGTATGCCGTCCAGCGTTCAGCTGTATCTGGGGGCTCTTTGAACGTAATATCTGTACAGTTGCCGAGTTCCTGCATGGCCGTTCGCTGCTCATCGTATCGCTCTTCGTACTCGGCATCACTGAGGCACTCATTCGGAGCTTTCGACCAGAGCGTCGCCGTTTCGTTGACGTCTAAGTCACTGTCGTCAGTGCCCGGTCGTGGTGGAGAGTCGGCACTCGCGGCAGTCACCCCTGCGAACGCGAGCGTGACGGCAACGAGAGCGAGCACCGCAACCATGTGAGGACGAATGTGATGCACGAGCGGAGTGAATCAGAGACGATCCAGAGTGTAGCGTTGAGTTACCACGGGACGAGGTCGACACACTCAGCGAGTGGAAGCCCCATCGCCGATCCAGCAACCGTATACAGCGGTCCGAGGATCACGAGGATAACTGCAGACTTCATCGCCGTCCGCTTGTGCTGTTTGAGGCTCTTTTTCTGTTCGATGTTCATCGTGAACATCTCGACCAGTGAATCAGCCTGCCAGACCACAACCAGCCCCATTATTCCAAGCGCAGTCGTGATTTGGAAGAATCCAGAGATCATGTCTGGCAAGCCTTCAGCGTCACACACGACGCTGTCTTGAGCCAAAACGGGGTCTACAGCGACAAGCGAGAGGATAAGGAACGAAGCGAATCCGCTACGTACTACTCGCTGTCGAAGGGCATTGGGATTCTGTTGTTCACCAGTAGGAGGATCTCTTATGGTCATTGAAAGCCCTGACCTCTACTAGATCTGTATCGAGCCATCTCGCTGTGCGGATTTGCGGGGAAGCCACTGTTCAACGGATTGTATCGACTGCAACCTGTTCGTGAGAATTTTCGATTTCGGTTCCTCGGATCGCTCATTTATTACCAAACGCTAGCCTGTCGGGATAGGGCATATACCTTCTGTATTTCTTAAATGTTTCTAGAAATAAATTGTTTTAGAAGACATTCTTCAATTCCTGTGTAAACATACAGTGAGTGTAGTTGGATAGCGTGATCAGGACTCACCGGTTAGTGATGCCTCTCATCCTAATCTGAGTTCTTGCCCACCGAGGATGGACTGGAGCTGTTCAGGTGGATCAAGTCCTCGTCGTTTCCACGTGGCTAACATGGTCGTGATCGTCTCGTGAATCTGGACCCCTTCGGCTGAGCGGAGGGTCCGGAACATCTTCCGCAGCACCACTTGCTCGCGCAGAGCGCGCTCTGCGCGATTATTCGTCGAATCGACGTCTGGCTCTGTCACGAACGTCAGCCAGTGGCCTAACCCGTTCCTGATCTTCTCGATCAGTTTCTGAACCTCCTGTGACTCATACTCCTCCCTGATCAGCCCTTCCAAGTGTAACGACGCCTCCGCCCGCATCTGCTCGCGGGCGGAGGCAGACGGGTCCTCTTCGTCGAACGCCGTTAAGTCATCGTGGAGATCGTGCAACTCCGCAGAAAGCCACTCTGCTTCCTCATACCGCTCAGCAACGTACTCTGCCTCCCGTAACAGATGCGCCCAGCATCGCTGGAGTTTCGTGTGGTAGCTCCGGTACGCCGACCAGCCGTCACAGCTGAGCGTCGAGTCCTCGGCGAATTCCTCGCCGAGGACGTCCTCTAACACCTGGCTTCCACGACTCTCATCAACCCAGAACAGCACCTCTTCGTCAGTAACAAACGTCCACGCCCAGTGTTGCTCTCCATCAACAGGAAAGCCCGTCTCATCACAATAGACGACGTCACTCTCCCGAACACTGGCTTTGACGTCTTCATACGCGGGTCGCAGCCGGTCTGCGACCCGCTTGGTCAGGTTGTAGATTGTCCGGTGGGAGATGGGGAGATCGAGCTCCCACTCAAACAACTCTGCCTGCTTTCGGTTTGGAAGTCGCTGATGGAACCTTCCAAGGGCGGTTTGGGCCATGATATTTGGCCCAAACCGCCCGGTTTCCGGGCAGTCAGGATGTTCAGCAACGACCTCGTTTCCACAGGAACAGTGGTGTTTGCCGAGTTCGTACTCGGTGACAGTGGTTGGAATGGGGAGTGGTATATCGATAATCGTCCGTGAGACGTAGCTGTCCGGGTTAGAGAGTGTCTGCTCACAGTCTGGGCAATATCCCCGATCAACTCGAATAGTCTCCTCTGGTTCCGGAGGCGGTCGAGTTGTTCCCTCGTGACCTTCGTCACGTCCTGGAGAGGAGTCGCTGGCGGCGTCAGCGTCGCCGCCAGCGTCGTCCCCTTGGTCTTCGTTCTCTTCCTCGTCGCTGTCATCGTTGCCAGGTGATCCAGCCGCGCCACCCTGCTTACTGGGTGGTGTGTTTGGGTTTTCGTACCACTTGAGGCGTGCTTGCAGATTCTCGATCTGCTGTTGCTGTGCTGTGAGTTGACGACGGAGAAGACGGTTCTCGAACTCTTTGACTACGAGCTGCTGGCGGAGATGCGTACTGTCCTCAGCGCGGATCGCGGAATCTGTCGATTCCGGCGATCCGCCAATCCCCAGCGACACACTTGATTTACCATTGAGAGACCATTCATGAGACTGCTACGAAATCGGTCTGGCAGCAAGTCGCTATCCAACTACCAGTGAGTAATGAAAATCATTCTCATATGAAATTTGAGTACAAAATGATGCAACGCACTTCGAAACTCCTGAATGTATACGAAGATTGGGCTATCCGAACTGATTCCATCGATCTGGATACTGATGGCCGTGCCCAATATTCGATAGAGGTCCTCAGCGGGCCAGCTTTGATCTCAAAACCGCGTTGTCCGAGGGATATGGACTAGCCAGTCAGCTGTAGCCCCCTATTCAGAAATATCCTCTTCGTCGAGTTCTTCATTCACAAACTCGATCAGTTTCTGCAGTCGGTCGTTGAACTCGTCCTCAAACTCAGTGTGGAGCGCGTCATCGTACATCCGAAGAGTTCGTCCCAACCCAATCGCAGCGAGCCAGTCTCGGAACTGATTGCTGTTCATGTCGTCGACGGACATACTCAGTGAATCCGTGTTCGATCCAACTGCCCAGAGATGAAGAAGATCAAGATCATTGACCATCGCAAGACGAGCGAAATCCGCAA
It contains:
- a CDS encoding ATP-binding protein, coding for MSNNEYLKVTPTSGPLRRSDIPAALESLHKLSNPAAESFWNRVRPRVDTAPPTFEFLAVSAGPDAPVEFYYGVNQEEHLNTLEKRLRSIYPTTFTVMRTELDLEAVLTPEPDLAREDLESEEQGALNRENPRTDTGESDLEGFDEGEIEDETPKPSPLGVEWLGKTGRKEDWMTTIAPFVVDEPDEEYESEQPPLSAVVEVLHEMTAPTVYQILWQRKPDWRDDAEIRKMDLKEGRDTWAEDLIGSWLEPVDADPADRELSQETKNRIQRIDGKHPRRTFTVNARAVAMAPGGDVEIRAELEQLKAALHPLDGPFYELYGRRIREKGFLDRQKAKRGQRHLERVLNGEMIAGSGKKRPDFVFNADELANMVVVPSADDLTVEGSRGARSEQRSRNPLPRPNPDLMAQFREGMAIGYALDENSTIQPDPVRIPPNLLTRHYGRFASTGGGKSKAIINDALSLRERTGGPVIIVDPKGDGMCANYLRCHYDRFNGLDNTYQFCVPETLPAFSFFDIRSTLEAGWRREDAIQDKVDHFHDIMRMVMGRKKYEQAFVANEILSYLIKALFDEEYGSDAFGLDDLFAAALQMQRERTVPPVAAENQNVEESLTRHFEKDDRQFQVSMDAVGNRLDKLREDAHLRRIFSHVPEQGDNGDYVDNRFDFCEFLDEDATILFDLGDLRPEAQRAITLLLLSNLWDAVRVRRRDGKTDYENLTNLIIEEAAPVASTKLVSEQLLPQGRSFGLSMGLVMQFPGQVRNRSERAYDEVLNNIKTKLIGNISIERALAESLAHEDLSPTDLRNRINTLPSGEWIAQLPSPSFGETGPAPFSVKPLPIAAGHPESDEPLSAEQEDHFETVALPRLSERTQTQYGLAEAPGESEAADNEGWGSRSIDVLSTSAESASPVDSTQSSFIGQATSGSAADEEGEKEAGTTNLLFGDSESTASRELVGEKEETAVDENGSSPLQSPVQAGGVTVPDDELRQRGLTHDDIRFLTRILDVMNGDAPDHTLLDSMSAFKNDFDDLDVQRLVDQDLLEEGRACGRKYYTVLPAGRELLGQKLKVGPGQGDIGEKTPHKVGVKLLELWLEARDDVEKVESYYEYDEETVFDVAGLDADGELVWVGEAELASNNKHAPVDDYDKQSRVDANVVWAFNRRETAVEVLDHLAEADRIESSVSGRAARSFSDIREAVESFDAAGLTTIRSFNKLDQEFNS
- the tnpC gene encoding IS66 family transposase, which encodes MSLGIGGSPESTDSAIRAEDSTHLRQQLVVKEFENRLLRRQLTAQQQQIENLQARLKWYENPNTPPSKQGGAAGSPGNDDSDEEENEDQGDDAGGDADAASDSSPGRDEGHEGTTRPPPEPEETIRVDRGYCPDCEQTLSNPDSYVSRTIIDIPLPIPTTVTEYELGKHHCSCGNEVVAEHPDCPETGRFGPNIMAQTALGRFHQRLPNRKQAELFEWELDLPISHRTIYNLTKRVADRLRPAYEDVKASVRESDVVYCDETGFPVDGEQHWAWTFVTDEEVLFWVDESRGSQVLEDVLGEEFAEDSTLSCDGWSAYRSYHTKLQRCWAHLLREAEYVAERYEEAEWLSAELHDLHDDLTAFDEEDPSASAREQMRAEASLHLEGLIREEYESQEVQKLIEKIRNGLGHWLTFVTEPDVDSTNNRAERALREQVVLRKMFRTLRSAEGVQIHETITTMLATWKRRGLDPPEQLQSILGGQELRLG
- a CDS encoding zinc ribbon domain-containing protein encodes the protein MPYCPNCGGQVKAVHHYCGSCGQALSETAESESDPPMAVDRDGFLSLRSLSYVNELLKGERELDHDSVSYTQLSREVSAAFADFARLAMVNDLDLLHLWAVGSNTDSLSMSVDDMNSNQFRDWLAAIGLGRTLRMYDDALHTEFEDEFNDRLQKLIEFVNEELDEEDISE
- a CDS encoding VirB4 family type IV secretion system protein; translated protein: MIDALPDPGTQAGIALYIGATALITLLVKWGWDRWRAEDVEEVELADLLEEATVEDGLEEGQVLDDIAEHHQHVVAPAAIEWDTRTARVGDQWTSTLYIADYPDYPKDGYLTELFELTDVEFDLTVHITPKSQQQARDELQRVADDLQADADLERTVRGSYLQERANEALSTYKSVENGSRVFEQGMFITVRSESRDELRDAVRTVRSRLREQPAGLSPKTAICKQDLAIQAAAPIGPNPFGREATALGGAVGALLASPHNATILEDGGVEFGVHWKNQSPVVIDPFARENGYAMFTIGDPGSGKSFGSKQNFIRSIEQSEDRIGIILEPLNNWAGVAEALGGERITIGGDMGLNPLEIKPTPERVQRAMGKDASPYREKLDSVMSFLSNYFALRGITLGDRRTTLETAIERAYSRNGITDDIATHHNESPTMRDVLDILEEMVETPEEYVVRTDEEATKIGEDATWLIDQLRPFAEDGRYENLGRETEFDIRDEKVIYLDLAQQEGSLGGSTSLIMQLLISLVYERAKETDKEVVFVIDEARYIMQDAASLEYLEIVFRHHRHHNLSIRLVTQTVDEFFQHPESEAIIDQCAIKQFHHLDGMDREWANEFGLNSAQMRFVQEAVPGNDRTGYSEALVGVDGEWRGIEVRAMEDETAVIDFDPKAQSQTELPGRSADTSTERSMNTNPTTSRQVSTPPQTDGGKHGGESKHE